In one window of Orcinus orca chromosome 17, mOrcOrc1.1, whole genome shotgun sequence DNA:
- the MYBL1 gene encoding myb-related protein A isoform X5 has translation MAKRSRSEDEDDDLQYADHDYEVPQQKVLKKLWNRVKWTRDEDDKLKKLVEQHGTDDWTLIASHLQNRSDFQCQHRWQKVLNPELIKGPWTKEEDQRVIELVQKYGPKRWSLIAKHLKGRIGKQCRERWHNHLNPEVKKSSWTEEEDRIIYEAHKRLGNRWAEIAKLLPGRTDNSIKNHWNSTMRRKVEQEGYLQDGIKSERSSSKLQHKPCATMDHLQTQNQFYIPVQIPGYQYVSPGGNCVEHVQPSSAFIQQPFVDEDPDKEKKIKELELLLMSAENEVRRKRVPSQPGSFSSWSGSFLMDDSMSNTLSLEEHTSEFYGLDENQAVSAQQNSPTKFLAVEANAVLSSLQTIPEFAETLELIESDPVAWSDVTSFDLSDAAASPVKSTPVKLMRIQHNEGAMECQFNVSLVLEGKKNSCNSADSEAVPLTSPSVAKFSTPPTILRKKRRMRVGQSPGSNPGDGSFNDGGNTALKHTPVKTLPFSPSQFFNTCPGNEQINIENPSFTSTPICGQKVLITTPLHKETTPKDQKENVGFRTPTIRRSILGTTPRTPTPFKNALAAQEKKYGPLKTVSQPLAFLEEDIREVLKEETGTDIFLKEEDEPAYKSCKQEHTASVKKVRKSLVLDNWEKEEPATQLVTEDLSGMQVTTVASVACFRCLHLFYFFLKECLYLLLCRDFM, from the exons TGAGGATGAGGATGATGACCTTCAGTATGCTGATCATGATTATGAAGTCCCGCAACAAAAAGTGTTGAAGAAACTCTGGAATAGAGTAAAATGGACAAGAGATGAG GATGATAAGTTAAAGAAGTTGGTTGAACAACATGGAACTGATGATTGGACTCTAATTGCTAGTCATCTTCAA AATCGTTCTGATTTTCAGTGTCAGCATCGGTGGCAGAAAGTTTTAAATCCAGAATTGATAAAGGGTCCCTGGACTAAAGAGGAAGATCAGAGG GTTATTGAATTAGTTCAGAAATATGGGCCAAAAAGATGGTCTTTAATTgcaaaacatttaaaaggaagaatAGGCAAGCAGTGTAGAGAAAGATGGCATAATCATCTGAATCCTGAGGTAAAGAAATCTTCCTGGACAGAAGAGGAGGACAGGATTATCTATGAAGCACATAAGCGGTTGGGAAATCGTTGGGCGGAAATTGCCAAACTACTTCCTGGAAG GACTGATAACTCTATCAAAAATCATTGGAATTCTACCATGCGAAGAAAAGTGGAGCAGGAAGGCTACTTACAAGATGGAATAAAATCAGAACGATCTTCATCTAAACTTCAACACAAACCTTGTGCGACTATGGACCATTTGCAAACCCAGAATCAGTTTTACATACCTGTTCAG ATCCCGGGCTATCAGTATGTGTCACCTGGAGGCAATTGTGTAGAACATGTTCAGCCTTCTTCTGCCTTTATTCAg cAACCCTTTGTTGATGAAGACcctgataaggaaaaaaaaataaaggaacttgAGTTGCTTCTTATGTCAGCTGAGAATGAAGTTAGAAGAAAGCGAGTTCCATCA CAACCTGGAAGCTTTTCTAGCTGGTCTGGTAGTTTCCTCATGGATGATAGCATGTCTAATACTCTAAGCCTCGAGGAGCACACTAGTGAGTTTTATGGTCTGGATGAAAATCAGGCTGTGTCTGCTCAGCAGAACTCACCCACAAAGTTCCTGGCTGTGGAGGCAAACGCTGTGCTGTCCTCTCTACAGACCATCCCAGAATTTGCAGAGACTCTAGAACTTATTGaatct GATCCTGTAGCATGGAGTGATGTTACTAGCTTTGATCTTTCtgatgctgctgcttctcctgtCAAGTCCACACCAGTTAAACTAATGCGAATTCAGCACAACGAAGGAGCCATGGAATGTCAATTTAACGTCAGTCTTGtacttgaagggaaaaaaaacagttgTAACAGTGCAGACAGTGAGGCTGTTCCTTTAACATCCCCAAGTGTGGCTAAGTTTAGCACTCCACCAACCATcctcagaaagaagagaagaatgcGAGTGGGTCAGTCCCCAGGCAGCAACCCTGGTGATGGCTCATTCAATGATGGTGGTAATACGGCACTAAAACACACACCGGTGAAAACACTACCATTTTCTCCTTCACAG tttttcaacaCGTGTCCtggaaatgaacaaattaatataGAAAATCCTTCATTCACATCAACCCCTATTTGTGGGCAGAAAGTTCTCATTACAACTCCTCTTCATAAGGAAACAACCCCCAAAGATCAAAAGGAAAATGTAGG GTTTAGAACACCTACTATTAGAAGATCTATATTGGGTACCACACCAAGAACTCCCACTCCTTTTAAGAATGCGCTTGCTGCTCAGGAGAAAAAATATGGACCTCTTAAAACTGTG tcaCAGCCACTTGCCTTCTTGGAAGAAGATATTCGGgaagttttaaaagaagaaactggAACAGACATATTCCTCAAAGAGGAAGATGAACCAGCTTACAAAAGCTGCAAACAAGAG CATACTGCTTCTGTAAAGAAGGTCAGAAAATCACTAGTCTTAGATAATTGGGAAAAAGAAGAACCAGCCACTCAACTAGTAACTGAAGATCTTTCAGGCATGCAG GTTACAACAGTTGCTTCAGTTGCCTGTTTTAGGTGTTTgcacttattttatttcttcttgaaagaatgtctttatttgcttttgtgtagagattttatgtaa
- the MYBL1 gene encoding myb-related protein A isoform X1 encodes MAKRSRSEDEDDDLQYADHDYEVPQQKVLKKLWNRVKWTRDEDDKLKKLVEQHGTDDWTLIASHLQNRSDFQCQHRWQKVLNPELIKGPWTKEEDQRVIELVQKYGPKRWSLIAKHLKGRIGKQCRERWHNHLNPEVKKSSWTEEEDRIIYEAHKRLGNRWAEIAKLLPGRTDNSIKNHWNSTMRRKVEQEGYLQDGIKSERSSSKLQHKPCATMDHLQTQNQFYIPVQIPGYQYVSPGGNCVEHVQPSSAFIQQPFVDEDPDKEKKIKELELLLMSAENEVRRKRVPSQPGSFSSWSGSFLMDDSMSNTLSLEEHTSEFYGLDENQAVSAQQNSPTKFLAVEANAVLSSLQTIPEFAETLELIESDPVAWSDVTSFDLSDAAASPVKSTPVKLMRIQHNEGAMECQFNVSLVLEGKKNSCNSADSEAVPLTSPSVAKFSTPPTILRKKRRMRVGQSPGSNPGDGSFNDGGNTALKHTPVKTLPFSPSQFFNTCPGNEQINIENPSFTSTPICGQKVLITTPLHKETTPKDQKENVGFRTPTIRRSILGTTPRTPTPFKNALAAQEKKYGPLKTVSQPLAFLEEDIREVLKEETGTDIFLKEEDEPAYKSCKQEHTASVKKVRKSLVLDNWEKEEPATQLVTEDLSGMQSENIFTTSLLMIPLLEIHDNRCNLTPEKQDINSTNKTYTLNKKKPNPNTSKVVTLEKNLQSCEWETVVYGKTEDQLIMTEQARRYLSTYTATGSTSRALIL; translated from the exons TGAGGATGAGGATGATGACCTTCAGTATGCTGATCATGATTATGAAGTCCCGCAACAAAAAGTGTTGAAGAAACTCTGGAATAGAGTAAAATGGACAAGAGATGAG GATGATAAGTTAAAGAAGTTGGTTGAACAACATGGAACTGATGATTGGACTCTAATTGCTAGTCATCTTCAA AATCGTTCTGATTTTCAGTGTCAGCATCGGTGGCAGAAAGTTTTAAATCCAGAATTGATAAAGGGTCCCTGGACTAAAGAGGAAGATCAGAGG GTTATTGAATTAGTTCAGAAATATGGGCCAAAAAGATGGTCTTTAATTgcaaaacatttaaaaggaagaatAGGCAAGCAGTGTAGAGAAAGATGGCATAATCATCTGAATCCTGAGGTAAAGAAATCTTCCTGGACAGAAGAGGAGGACAGGATTATCTATGAAGCACATAAGCGGTTGGGAAATCGTTGGGCGGAAATTGCCAAACTACTTCCTGGAAG GACTGATAACTCTATCAAAAATCATTGGAATTCTACCATGCGAAGAAAAGTGGAGCAGGAAGGCTACTTACAAGATGGAATAAAATCAGAACGATCTTCATCTAAACTTCAACACAAACCTTGTGCGACTATGGACCATTTGCAAACCCAGAATCAGTTTTACATACCTGTTCAG ATCCCGGGCTATCAGTATGTGTCACCTGGAGGCAATTGTGTAGAACATGTTCAGCCTTCTTCTGCCTTTATTCAg cAACCCTTTGTTGATGAAGACcctgataaggaaaaaaaaataaaggaacttgAGTTGCTTCTTATGTCAGCTGAGAATGAAGTTAGAAGAAAGCGAGTTCCATCA CAACCTGGAAGCTTTTCTAGCTGGTCTGGTAGTTTCCTCATGGATGATAGCATGTCTAATACTCTAAGCCTCGAGGAGCACACTAGTGAGTTTTATGGTCTGGATGAAAATCAGGCTGTGTCTGCTCAGCAGAACTCACCCACAAAGTTCCTGGCTGTGGAGGCAAACGCTGTGCTGTCCTCTCTACAGACCATCCCAGAATTTGCAGAGACTCTAGAACTTATTGaatct GATCCTGTAGCATGGAGTGATGTTACTAGCTTTGATCTTTCtgatgctgctgcttctcctgtCAAGTCCACACCAGTTAAACTAATGCGAATTCAGCACAACGAAGGAGCCATGGAATGTCAATTTAACGTCAGTCTTGtacttgaagggaaaaaaaacagttgTAACAGTGCAGACAGTGAGGCTGTTCCTTTAACATCCCCAAGTGTGGCTAAGTTTAGCACTCCACCAACCATcctcagaaagaagagaagaatgcGAGTGGGTCAGTCCCCAGGCAGCAACCCTGGTGATGGCTCATTCAATGATGGTGGTAATACGGCACTAAAACACACACCGGTGAAAACACTACCATTTTCTCCTTCACAG tttttcaacaCGTGTCCtggaaatgaacaaattaatataGAAAATCCTTCATTCACATCAACCCCTATTTGTGGGCAGAAAGTTCTCATTACAACTCCTCTTCATAAGGAAACAACCCCCAAAGATCAAAAGGAAAATGTAGG GTTTAGAACACCTACTATTAGAAGATCTATATTGGGTACCACACCAAGAACTCCCACTCCTTTTAAGAATGCGCTTGCTGCTCAGGAGAAAAAATATGGACCTCTTAAAACTGTG tcaCAGCCACTTGCCTTCTTGGAAGAAGATATTCGGgaagttttaaaagaagaaactggAACAGACATATTCCTCAAAGAGGAAGATGAACCAGCTTACAAAAGCTGCAAACAAGAG CATACTGCTTCTGTAAAGAAGGTCAGAAAATCACTAGTCTTAGATAATTGGGAAAAAGAAGAACCAGCCACTCAACTAGTAACTGAAGATCTTTCAGGCATGCAG tcagaaaatatatttacaacatCTTTATTAATGATACCATTATTGGAAATACATGACAATAGGTGCAACTTGACTCCTGAAAAACAAGATATAAATTCAACCAACAAAACATATACacttaataaaaagaaaccaaaccctaacacttccaaaGTTGTCACATTGGAAAAGAATCTTCAG TCTTGTGAATGGGAAACAGTGGTTTATGGGAAGACGGAAGACCAACTTATCATGACGGAACAAGCAAGAAGATATTTGAGCACTTATACAGCTACAGGCAGTACCTCAAGAGCTCTCATACTGTGA
- the MYBL1 gene encoding myb-related protein A isoform X4 has product MAKRSRSEDEDDDLQYADHDYEVPQQKVLKKLWNRVKWTRDEDDKLKKLVEQHGTDDWTLIASHLQNRSDFQCQHRWQKVLNPELIKGPWTKEEDQRVIELVQKYGPKRWSLIAKHLKGRIGKQCRERWHNHLNPEVKKSSWTEEEDRIIYEAHKRLGNRWAEIAKLLPGRTDNSIKNHWNSTMRRKVEQEGYLQDGIKSERSSSKLQHKPCATMDHLQTQNQFYIPVQIPGYQYVSPGGNCVEHVQPSSAFIQQPFVDEDPDKEKKIKELELLLMSAENEVRRKRVPSQPGSFSSWSGSFLMDDSMSNTLSLEEHTSEFYGLDENQAVSAQQNSPTKFLAVEANAVLSSLQTIPEFAETLELIESDPVAWSDVTSFDLSDAAASPVKSTPVKLMRIQHNEGAMECQFNVSLVLEGKKNSCNSADSEAVPLTSPSVAKFSTPPTILRKKRRMRVGQSPGSNPGDGSFNDGGNTALKHTPVKTLPFSPSQFFNTCPGNEQINIENPSFTSTPICGQKVLITTPLHKETTPKDQKENVGFRTPTIRRSILGTTPRTPTPFKNALAAQEKKYGPLKTVSQPLAFLEEDIREVLKEETGTDIFLKEEDEPAYKSCKQEHTASVKKVRKSLVLDNWEKEEPATQLVTEDLSGMQSCEWETVVYGKTEDQLIMTEQARRYLSTYTATGSTSRALIL; this is encoded by the exons TGAGGATGAGGATGATGACCTTCAGTATGCTGATCATGATTATGAAGTCCCGCAACAAAAAGTGTTGAAGAAACTCTGGAATAGAGTAAAATGGACAAGAGATGAG GATGATAAGTTAAAGAAGTTGGTTGAACAACATGGAACTGATGATTGGACTCTAATTGCTAGTCATCTTCAA AATCGTTCTGATTTTCAGTGTCAGCATCGGTGGCAGAAAGTTTTAAATCCAGAATTGATAAAGGGTCCCTGGACTAAAGAGGAAGATCAGAGG GTTATTGAATTAGTTCAGAAATATGGGCCAAAAAGATGGTCTTTAATTgcaaaacatttaaaaggaagaatAGGCAAGCAGTGTAGAGAAAGATGGCATAATCATCTGAATCCTGAGGTAAAGAAATCTTCCTGGACAGAAGAGGAGGACAGGATTATCTATGAAGCACATAAGCGGTTGGGAAATCGTTGGGCGGAAATTGCCAAACTACTTCCTGGAAG GACTGATAACTCTATCAAAAATCATTGGAATTCTACCATGCGAAGAAAAGTGGAGCAGGAAGGCTACTTACAAGATGGAATAAAATCAGAACGATCTTCATCTAAACTTCAACACAAACCTTGTGCGACTATGGACCATTTGCAAACCCAGAATCAGTTTTACATACCTGTTCAG ATCCCGGGCTATCAGTATGTGTCACCTGGAGGCAATTGTGTAGAACATGTTCAGCCTTCTTCTGCCTTTATTCAg cAACCCTTTGTTGATGAAGACcctgataaggaaaaaaaaataaaggaacttgAGTTGCTTCTTATGTCAGCTGAGAATGAAGTTAGAAGAAAGCGAGTTCCATCA CAACCTGGAAGCTTTTCTAGCTGGTCTGGTAGTTTCCTCATGGATGATAGCATGTCTAATACTCTAAGCCTCGAGGAGCACACTAGTGAGTTTTATGGTCTGGATGAAAATCAGGCTGTGTCTGCTCAGCAGAACTCACCCACAAAGTTCCTGGCTGTGGAGGCAAACGCTGTGCTGTCCTCTCTACAGACCATCCCAGAATTTGCAGAGACTCTAGAACTTATTGaatct GATCCTGTAGCATGGAGTGATGTTACTAGCTTTGATCTTTCtgatgctgctgcttctcctgtCAAGTCCACACCAGTTAAACTAATGCGAATTCAGCACAACGAAGGAGCCATGGAATGTCAATTTAACGTCAGTCTTGtacttgaagggaaaaaaaacagttgTAACAGTGCAGACAGTGAGGCTGTTCCTTTAACATCCCCAAGTGTGGCTAAGTTTAGCACTCCACCAACCATcctcagaaagaagagaagaatgcGAGTGGGTCAGTCCCCAGGCAGCAACCCTGGTGATGGCTCATTCAATGATGGTGGTAATACGGCACTAAAACACACACCGGTGAAAACACTACCATTTTCTCCTTCACAG tttttcaacaCGTGTCCtggaaatgaacaaattaatataGAAAATCCTTCATTCACATCAACCCCTATTTGTGGGCAGAAAGTTCTCATTACAACTCCTCTTCATAAGGAAACAACCCCCAAAGATCAAAAGGAAAATGTAGG GTTTAGAACACCTACTATTAGAAGATCTATATTGGGTACCACACCAAGAACTCCCACTCCTTTTAAGAATGCGCTTGCTGCTCAGGAGAAAAAATATGGACCTCTTAAAACTGTG tcaCAGCCACTTGCCTTCTTGGAAGAAGATATTCGGgaagttttaaaagaagaaactggAACAGACATATTCCTCAAAGAGGAAGATGAACCAGCTTACAAAAGCTGCAAACAAGAG CATACTGCTTCTGTAAAGAAGGTCAGAAAATCACTAGTCTTAGATAATTGGGAAAAAGAAGAACCAGCCACTCAACTAGTAACTGAAGATCTTTCAGGCATGCAG TCTTGTGAATGGGAAACAGTGGTTTATGGGAAGACGGAAGACCAACTTATCATGACGGAACAAGCAAGAAGATATTTGAGCACTTATACAGCTACAGGCAGTACCTCAAGAGCTCTCATACTGTGA
- the MYBL1 gene encoding myb-related protein A isoform X2 → MAKRSRSEDEDDDLQYADHDYEVPQQKVLKKLWNRVKWTRDEDDKLKKLVEQHGTDDWTLIASHLQNRSDFQCQHRWQKVLNPELIKGPWTKEEDQRVIELVQKYGPKRWSLIAKHLKGRIGKQCRERWHNHLNPEVKKSSWTEEEDRIIYEAHKRLGNRWAEIAKLLPGRTDNSIKNHWNSTMRRKVEQEGYLQDGIKSERSSSKLQHKPCATMDHLQTQNQFYIPVQIPGYQYVSPGGNCVEHVQPSSAFIQQPGSFSSWSGSFLMDDSMSNTLSLEEHTSEFYGLDENQAVSAQQNSPTKFLAVEANAVLSSLQTIPEFAETLELIESDPVAWSDVTSFDLSDAAASPVKSTPVKLMRIQHNEGAMECQFNVSLVLEGKKNSCNSADSEAVPLTSPSVAKFSTPPTILRKKRRMRVGQSPGSNPGDGSFNDGGNTALKHTPVKTLPFSPSQFFNTCPGNEQINIENPSFTSTPICGQKVLITTPLHKETTPKDQKENVGFRTPTIRRSILGTTPRTPTPFKNALAAQEKKYGPLKTVSQPLAFLEEDIREVLKEETGTDIFLKEEDEPAYKSCKQEHTASVKKVRKSLVLDNWEKEEPATQLVTEDLSGMQSENIFTTSLLMIPLLEIHDNRCNLTPEKQDINSTNKTYTLNKKKPNPNTSKVVTLEKNLQSCEWETVVYGKTEDQLIMTEQARRYLSTYTATGSTSRALIL, encoded by the exons TGAGGATGAGGATGATGACCTTCAGTATGCTGATCATGATTATGAAGTCCCGCAACAAAAAGTGTTGAAGAAACTCTGGAATAGAGTAAAATGGACAAGAGATGAG GATGATAAGTTAAAGAAGTTGGTTGAACAACATGGAACTGATGATTGGACTCTAATTGCTAGTCATCTTCAA AATCGTTCTGATTTTCAGTGTCAGCATCGGTGGCAGAAAGTTTTAAATCCAGAATTGATAAAGGGTCCCTGGACTAAAGAGGAAGATCAGAGG GTTATTGAATTAGTTCAGAAATATGGGCCAAAAAGATGGTCTTTAATTgcaaaacatttaaaaggaagaatAGGCAAGCAGTGTAGAGAAAGATGGCATAATCATCTGAATCCTGAGGTAAAGAAATCTTCCTGGACAGAAGAGGAGGACAGGATTATCTATGAAGCACATAAGCGGTTGGGAAATCGTTGGGCGGAAATTGCCAAACTACTTCCTGGAAG GACTGATAACTCTATCAAAAATCATTGGAATTCTACCATGCGAAGAAAAGTGGAGCAGGAAGGCTACTTACAAGATGGAATAAAATCAGAACGATCTTCATCTAAACTTCAACACAAACCTTGTGCGACTATGGACCATTTGCAAACCCAGAATCAGTTTTACATACCTGTTCAG ATCCCGGGCTATCAGTATGTGTCACCTGGAGGCAATTGTGTAGAACATGTTCAGCCTTCTTCTGCCTTTATTCAg CAACCTGGAAGCTTTTCTAGCTGGTCTGGTAGTTTCCTCATGGATGATAGCATGTCTAATACTCTAAGCCTCGAGGAGCACACTAGTGAGTTTTATGGTCTGGATGAAAATCAGGCTGTGTCTGCTCAGCAGAACTCACCCACAAAGTTCCTGGCTGTGGAGGCAAACGCTGTGCTGTCCTCTCTACAGACCATCCCAGAATTTGCAGAGACTCTAGAACTTATTGaatct GATCCTGTAGCATGGAGTGATGTTACTAGCTTTGATCTTTCtgatgctgctgcttctcctgtCAAGTCCACACCAGTTAAACTAATGCGAATTCAGCACAACGAAGGAGCCATGGAATGTCAATTTAACGTCAGTCTTGtacttgaagggaaaaaaaacagttgTAACAGTGCAGACAGTGAGGCTGTTCCTTTAACATCCCCAAGTGTGGCTAAGTTTAGCACTCCACCAACCATcctcagaaagaagagaagaatgcGAGTGGGTCAGTCCCCAGGCAGCAACCCTGGTGATGGCTCATTCAATGATGGTGGTAATACGGCACTAAAACACACACCGGTGAAAACACTACCATTTTCTCCTTCACAG tttttcaacaCGTGTCCtggaaatgaacaaattaatataGAAAATCCTTCATTCACATCAACCCCTATTTGTGGGCAGAAAGTTCTCATTACAACTCCTCTTCATAAGGAAACAACCCCCAAAGATCAAAAGGAAAATGTAGG GTTTAGAACACCTACTATTAGAAGATCTATATTGGGTACCACACCAAGAACTCCCACTCCTTTTAAGAATGCGCTTGCTGCTCAGGAGAAAAAATATGGACCTCTTAAAACTGTG tcaCAGCCACTTGCCTTCTTGGAAGAAGATATTCGGgaagttttaaaagaagaaactggAACAGACATATTCCTCAAAGAGGAAGATGAACCAGCTTACAAAAGCTGCAAACAAGAG CATACTGCTTCTGTAAAGAAGGTCAGAAAATCACTAGTCTTAGATAATTGGGAAAAAGAAGAACCAGCCACTCAACTAGTAACTGAAGATCTTTCAGGCATGCAG tcagaaaatatatttacaacatCTTTATTAATGATACCATTATTGGAAATACATGACAATAGGTGCAACTTGACTCCTGAAAAACAAGATATAAATTCAACCAACAAAACATATACacttaataaaaagaaaccaaaccctaacacttccaaaGTTGTCACATTGGAAAAGAATCTTCAG TCTTGTGAATGGGAAACAGTGGTTTATGGGAAGACGGAAGACCAACTTATCATGACGGAACAAGCAAGAAGATATTTGAGCACTTATACAGCTACAGGCAGTACCTCAAGAGCTCTCATACTGTGA
- the MYBL1 gene encoding myb-related protein A isoform X6, whose product MAKRSRSEDEDDDLQYADHDYEVPQQKVLKKLWNRVKWTRDEDDKLKKLVEQHGTDDWTLIASHLQNRSDFQCQHRWQKVLNPELIKGPWTKEEDQRVIELVQKYGPKRWSLIAKHLKGRIGKQCRERWHNHLNPEVKKSSWTEEEDRIIYEAHKRLGNRWAEIAKLLPGRTDNSIKNHWNSTMRRKVEQEGYLQDGIKSERSSSKLQHKPCATMDHLQTQNQFYIPVQIPGYQYVSPGGNCVEHVQPSSAFIQQPFVDEDPDKEKKIKELELLLMSAENEVRRKRVPSQPGSFSSWSGSFLMDDSMSNTLSLEEHTSEFYGLDENQAVSAQQNSPTKFLAVEANAVLSSLQTIPEFAETLELIESDPVAWSDVTSFDLSDAAASPVKSTPVKLMRIQHNEGAMECQFNVSLVLEGKKNSCNSADSEAVPLTSPSVAKFSTPPTILRKKRRMRVGQSPGSNPGDGSFNDGGNTALKHTPVKTLPFSPSQFFNTCPGNEQINIENPSFTSTPICGQKVLITTPLHKETTPKDQKENVGFRTPTIRRSILGTTPRTPTPFKNALAAQEKKYGPLKTVHTASVKKVRKSLVLDNWEKEEPATQLVTEDLSGMQSCEWETVVYGKTEDQLIMTEQARRYLSTYTATGSTSRALIL is encoded by the exons TGAGGATGAGGATGATGACCTTCAGTATGCTGATCATGATTATGAAGTCCCGCAACAAAAAGTGTTGAAGAAACTCTGGAATAGAGTAAAATGGACAAGAGATGAG GATGATAAGTTAAAGAAGTTGGTTGAACAACATGGAACTGATGATTGGACTCTAATTGCTAGTCATCTTCAA AATCGTTCTGATTTTCAGTGTCAGCATCGGTGGCAGAAAGTTTTAAATCCAGAATTGATAAAGGGTCCCTGGACTAAAGAGGAAGATCAGAGG GTTATTGAATTAGTTCAGAAATATGGGCCAAAAAGATGGTCTTTAATTgcaaaacatttaaaaggaagaatAGGCAAGCAGTGTAGAGAAAGATGGCATAATCATCTGAATCCTGAGGTAAAGAAATCTTCCTGGACAGAAGAGGAGGACAGGATTATCTATGAAGCACATAAGCGGTTGGGAAATCGTTGGGCGGAAATTGCCAAACTACTTCCTGGAAG GACTGATAACTCTATCAAAAATCATTGGAATTCTACCATGCGAAGAAAAGTGGAGCAGGAAGGCTACTTACAAGATGGAATAAAATCAGAACGATCTTCATCTAAACTTCAACACAAACCTTGTGCGACTATGGACCATTTGCAAACCCAGAATCAGTTTTACATACCTGTTCAG ATCCCGGGCTATCAGTATGTGTCACCTGGAGGCAATTGTGTAGAACATGTTCAGCCTTCTTCTGCCTTTATTCAg cAACCCTTTGTTGATGAAGACcctgataaggaaaaaaaaataaaggaacttgAGTTGCTTCTTATGTCAGCTGAGAATGAAGTTAGAAGAAAGCGAGTTCCATCA CAACCTGGAAGCTTTTCTAGCTGGTCTGGTAGTTTCCTCATGGATGATAGCATGTCTAATACTCTAAGCCTCGAGGAGCACACTAGTGAGTTTTATGGTCTGGATGAAAATCAGGCTGTGTCTGCTCAGCAGAACTCACCCACAAAGTTCCTGGCTGTGGAGGCAAACGCTGTGCTGTCCTCTCTACAGACCATCCCAGAATTTGCAGAGACTCTAGAACTTATTGaatct GATCCTGTAGCATGGAGTGATGTTACTAGCTTTGATCTTTCtgatgctgctgcttctcctgtCAAGTCCACACCAGTTAAACTAATGCGAATTCAGCACAACGAAGGAGCCATGGAATGTCAATTTAACGTCAGTCTTGtacttgaagggaaaaaaaacagttgTAACAGTGCAGACAGTGAGGCTGTTCCTTTAACATCCCCAAGTGTGGCTAAGTTTAGCACTCCACCAACCATcctcagaaagaagagaagaatgcGAGTGGGTCAGTCCCCAGGCAGCAACCCTGGTGATGGCTCATTCAATGATGGTGGTAATACGGCACTAAAACACACACCGGTGAAAACACTACCATTTTCTCCTTCACAG tttttcaacaCGTGTCCtggaaatgaacaaattaatataGAAAATCCTTCATTCACATCAACCCCTATTTGTGGGCAGAAAGTTCTCATTACAACTCCTCTTCATAAGGAAACAACCCCCAAAGATCAAAAGGAAAATGTAGG GTTTAGAACACCTACTATTAGAAGATCTATATTGGGTACCACACCAAGAACTCCCACTCCTTTTAAGAATGCGCTTGCTGCTCAGGAGAAAAAATATGGACCTCTTAAAACTGTG CATACTGCTTCTGTAAAGAAGGTCAGAAAATCACTAGTCTTAGATAATTGGGAAAAAGAAGAACCAGCCACTCAACTAGTAACTGAAGATCTTTCAGGCATGCAG TCTTGTGAATGGGAAACAGTGGTTTATGGGAAGACGGAAGACCAACTTATCATGACGGAACAAGCAAGAAGATATTTGAGCACTTATACAGCTACAGGCAGTACCTCAAGAGCTCTCATACTGTGA